The genomic segment CGCTTTGGCGAGACCCGTCGCAGACACCCGCTTAGCACCCAATCCATACCCCTGGCCGAAGCTATCGATAAAGAGCGCAAGCTGCTCGAACCCATCTCTACTACTGCGTCTCTGGTGCTTGATACCAGCCAGATGACAATCTACGAACTGCGCGATGCGATTAAACAACGCCTGCTCGGGACCACTTCGGGGAGCATGTCCCTATTGGTACAGTCATTTGGTTTTAAGCGGGGCATTCCAGCCGATGCCGACCTGGTCTTCGACGTAAGGATGCTGCCTAACCCCCACTGGGTTAAGGAGCTGCGACTAAAAACCGGACTCGACGCCGAAGTGCAGGAATTCATGGACACCCAGCCAATGACAGGCGAATTTTACAGCGATCTACGTCACTACCTTGATCAATGGCTGCCGCACTATGCCCAGGGCAATCGCAGCTATATGAATATCTCTCTGGGTTGTACCGGCGGCCAACATCGGTCAGTATATCTGGCGAACCGACTCTACACTCACTACCGGCAGCAATACCCAGACATCCATGTCAGGCACAGGGAACTACAATAATAGGTCAGCCCGTGATCCAGACCCAGGTAACAATCATTAATAAACTCGGACTGCATGCCAGAGCAGCAGCCAAGCTGGTGGCATGCACATCATCGTTCTCCAGCCATATAAAAATTGGCAAGGACGGCGAGATGATCGACGGTAAAAGCATCATGTCGGTCATGATGCTGGCCGCCGGCAAGGGAACCGTGCTGGATATCGAGATAGAAGGCGACGACGAGGAGGTCGCTCGCGGTGCCCTGCAGGCCCTGATCGATAATTTTTTTGATGAGTCCGAATAGAACTCACCCAAGCCCGCCGCTAGTTTTTACAAGCTGTCATTTGCGCACTGTCATAGCGTAACTAATCACATTGTTGCAGACGGTGCTTTTCCGGATAATTCGCCTGCAATCCGCCGAGTGATCGTTTTGGGGAGGAGTATGGCTCAAAATCAAACAACCTCCCGACAAAAACTGGACAAGCTGTCTGATGCACTCAACAGCGGCACCCTGGTCGATGCCCGTCGCATGCTCAATGGCCTTGCCCCTGGCGACGTGGCGCATCTGCTCGAATCCTCCTCACCCAAATTCCGTCACATACTCTGGCAAATGGTGGACATCGAGCGCGAGGGCGAGATCCTCGGCGAACTGGGCGACGATCTGCAAGCCCAGTTTCTTGAGGACATGGATGCCGCCGAGGTGAAAATGCTGACCGTCGGTCTGGAAGACGACGATATCGCTGATATTCTCCAGCAACTGCCGGGCCACGTAACTCGCGAAGTACTGTCAGCAATGGACCAGCAGGATAGGTCGAGGCTGGAACGTGTCATGCACTACCCGGACGACGTTGCTGGCGGCCTGATGAATACCGACACCATCACTATCCGGGCTCGGCTCACACTGGATGTTGTACTGCGCTATTTACGACGCCACGACACCATACCCGAAATGACCGACAACCTGATTGTAGTCAACCGTTCAGACCAGTTTATCGGTCTACTTTCTCTGCGCACACTGTTGGTTTCTGACCCGGCCACCTCGGTCAGGGAAATGATGAGTACCGATGTCGAACCGATTCCAGTCGACATGCCTGATACTGAGGTGGCTCGTCTGTTCGAGCGCAATGACTGGGTTTCTGCACCGGTTGTCGATGGGAACGGCAAACTCATGGGGCGTATCACGATTGATGACGTGGTAGATGTTATTCGGGAGGACGCCGACCGCTCACTCATGTCCATGGCGGGGCTGGATGAGGATGCCGACACTTTCGCTCCGCTGGCTCGGGCTGCACCGCGCAGGACGGTGTGGCTGGGTATTAACCTGCTGACCGCCTTTATCGCCTCCTCGTTCATCAACCTGTTCCAGGACACCATAGAAAAAGTCGTTGCACTGGCCGTGTTGATGCCAATTGTGGCGTCCATGGGAGGAGTCGCGGGCACCCAGACCCTGACACTGATGGTGCGCGGTATCGCCATGGGGCAGGTGCAGCGTAACAACGAATTTTGGTTGATCAATCGCGAGTTGAGCATTGGCCTGTTAAATGGGCTGTTATGGGCCTCCGTCGTCGCTGTCGCAGCCTCTTTGTGGTTCAACGATTGGCAACTGGGAGTGATAATCGCTGCCGCCATGATTATCAACCTTGTGACCGCGGCACTCACGGGTGCACTCATACCGCTGCTGATGAGCAGGGCTCATATCGACCCTGCTATCGCCGGGGGGGTTGTTCTTACTACCGTAACCGACGTGGTGGGTTTCGTGTCTTTCCTCGGCCTCGCCACCCTGTTTTATGCCTGACCTCGAGCCCAATGACGCACCGAGTAAAAGTGCGCTAAAGCGAGAGATGCACCGGCTACAAGCGTTGGGCGAATCCCTTACCATGCTGAGCGAGCCGGCATTGGATAAACTGTCTATTGACGATGACGCACTGTTGTCAGCAATAAGAGAGTGTCGCCAGATTCGCAGCAACAGCGCCCGCAAACGCCACCTCCAGTACATCGGCAAACTGATGCGCACCATCGATCCAGAGCCTATTGAAACGGCCCTGCGTGCGATGCATGGCAAGCACGAAGAACAGGTCAACCGGTTTCATATGCTGGAACAACTGCGCGACAACATTCTGGAACAAGGCATCACCGGGGTGGAACTCGCCCTGTCACACTTCCCCGAGGCAGATCGACAGCACCTGCGCCAAATCGTCCTGCAACACCAACGAGAGATCACCAGACAAAAACCGCCGGCGGCGAGCCGCAAGTTGTTTCGTTACCTCAAGGCATTGGCTGAGGAGCAGGATTAACACGGATCGAATCTGCCGGCGGCTCCAGAATTGCCGCAGGCAACACTCGCGTCGCAGGTTCAAGCCCTGTACGCAGTTGCGCATTATTCTCCGGCCCACCGACGGCCGTGTTGTCGAAAATACGATCGAAATTGACCTGCGGGTCATCCCAGGTGCCACCGATAGAATACACCGCGCTAGAGAGTCTACTCATCTGTTGATCAAACAACTTACTCACCACATACACACCTGCCGCCACCGGAATACTGGCGGCCAGAGCAGCTATCCAGGGCAGATTGCTGGCTACCGGCAAGGTGGCGACCAGCTCGCCTGAAAGACTGCGTGTCTCGATCTCGGACAGCCCGCTGAGCTGAAAACTGGAGCCGCCCGTTACCTCCACAAGTGGCACCTCCACAGTCCCACGATGCAGGTATATCTCGCCCTCCACACTGTCGAAAGGTATGCCTGACTCAAACATGTGCGAAAGGCTAAGGCGGCTGACAATATCGGCCAGATTCAGGATGCTGACAACACGCAACGCGCCCTGGGCGCCGGAGGGCACGTCGAGAAAACTGCCCGACTGAATATCAAGCAACACAGAGCCCTCACCGGTAGCAACAGAAAACTCCCAGGGTGCCCCGGGCCAGCGCAGGTCCAGTTCGATGGCACCCTCGTCAGTTTCCACGATCCGCTGGTAGCCGAGCTGTTCAAGGGTATCGCCGAGGTCATCGAAACCGAAATGACCCGAGAGCGATGTATAACCGCCGCCGCCCGCCTGCCATAACAACTGCCCCGGTGCCTCCGGGGGCAGACGCGTGCCAGCCACAGTCCCGGTAATGCCCTCTGCACGCATCAACCCGGCCTCACTGTGCAAGTCCAGAGCCAGGTCACCCAGGCGTACGTCGCCGTGGTACAGGTTCCCCAGGGTGATGTCCATTGGGGGCAACTGCAAGCCGATAGCCTCCCCGGCGCCGGAAGGAGCGACTTGCGGGAGACCCGCAAGATCGAGATAGTCAATATCGAGGATATAAGGCGCGGGAGACCGAGGCAGTGTCAACTCTGCGCGCAGCCAGCTGTTATCCATGGCAAAGTGCCACAGCGTATCCTCCAGCACCAGCTTCACTGTCACATCCTGCAGGGACGTACCGCCAAACACCGCACGATCCGCCTGCACATTGTCTATGACGAACTCGAAGGGCAACCCGCCGGAACTTTCCGCATGAGGCAGCGTGGGTGTGCGTTGCAACGGAATCTGCGATCCGGCGGTTTGCGCCGGTGCCGCTAACTCAATCCGCTCAGCAGACAATTGAGAGGGAGCCGTAATGTAGGTATCAACAAATTCCAGCCACGCATCCACATCGACCAACGGTGTATGGCCCACCACTCGCAGGACACCCGCCTCGATATCAGGCAGCGTTGTTTCCAACCCCAGCGCACCTCCATCGATACGTCCCTCCACAATCGACAGCAGAAGCGCCAGATCGTCGCCAAGTGAAAGGGACAGGGGCATTGTCCCCGCACCGAGAAGCAGCGACAGCTTTAGCGGGCGGCTTTGCTCAGGCAGCTTTTTCCAAGGCGGTGGCAAGTCCAACTGCACGCCTTGCAACTCACTCTGCAGCGTCAGCAGAGATCGCTCGCCAGGGGTTACCCGCAAGGAGGCAATCGCAGGCGTGTGACCATCGGCAAAAGCCAGTAGGTCCAGTTGCAACCAGTCTCGCACGTCCGCCATGTTCGCGACGGTTGCGAGATCAATATTCAGCACCGATAGCGCCGCATCGTAGCGGTCGGTTACGTCCGGGTGTTCTTGCCGAAACTGCGCGGCGATGCGCTGCCCCCACAGAAAACCCTGTAAATCACGGGAAGCAAATCCGCGGGCGGTGCTGTATTCAAACTGACCTGAAACTCCGTCAACGGCGAGGTTGCCCGGTATGATCATGATATCTACATCGCGCCACTGGGTGACCACCTCGACCACTGGCGGCACAGAGCCATCACTCAGGTTAAGCAGAATGTCGAGACGGGTATGAAGCTGCCCCTCGGTCTGCCAATTGACAAAAGCTGAACCGACAACGCCCGACAGCGGTGAGTTGTTCAACACCTGCAAACCGTCTTTCGCAGGGCCTGACACTTCACCCTGCAGTGCCAGCAATATCGCATTCTGTTCACCGAGCCAGGTTTCAACCGATAAATCCTCTACCACTGAATCATAGAGAACAGCACGATCGGCCCAGACGCTAACATCCGTATTATCGATCAGAATCACGCCCTCCTGCACCGTTACGGGAGGCCACAGAGAGTGATAGGTCAGGTCCATATCGGCAACATTGAAAGCGAGCTGCACGGTGCGCAACTGCGGAGCGTCTTTGTTCAGGCTACCCCGCCAGAGAAAGGCGCCCTGCTCGATAACACCGTCGCCGATACTGTCGCGCAACCACTGCAGTAAACCTGCGTTGAGCACATAGGGCGTATACTTGACTCGTTGGGTAGGATGAGCATCCTGCAGGCCGACCAACAGGTCCATCTCGATGCCGGCCTTTAGCGGCGAGGTTGGTATTTCGAGGCCCAGCAGTACACGCGCCGTACCCTCTTCGCCCTGCGTGGTCAGGACACCGCTATCAATGCGCACGCGCTGCGTATCCCAGTCGATCGCCAGCGATCCATGCAGTGCATCAAAGGTCAGTGGCTGCATGAAAACCGAGGGGAAATCCAGGGTAGGATTCTGACTATCGATGGTCACCAACCCCTCTCCCGGTGACAACGTGACGTAGCCGCTAATGGCATCGGACCCGGGAGCCCCGCGGTAGGAATCGACCTCCAGATCGTCGAAGTTAGCTCTGGCGCGCCACGTATCACGGGGTTTTTCGATGTCACTGAGGGTGATTTCAAGCGCGGGAAGGCGACCACGGGGATTCAGCGCAGCAGCAATATCGCGCAACTGGGCCGGCAACGCAGCCGATACAGACATCAATGCCGCGACGTCTTCCAAAACCACATCGCGGGTCAGCAGCTGCGCGGTTTTGCCTTCAATCCCCAGCTGCAGCGCAGGCAGCGCCAGGGATACCTCATCCTGCTCGAGCGCAAGGTCAGACACCGTCACGGACCAACGGGCATCGGAGCGCGCCAGGCTGGCCTGCAGGGCGAGGCGCTCCACGGGCAGCTCCCAGCTATCGTTGGCAGAGGAAATCAGCCAGTCGCGACCTTCCAGTTGCAATTCCATGCTCGGTAAACCCGCGTCCCAACCCAGCCATAACTGCAATTCCAAAGCACCCTCCGCCCACGCCGGCAGCGGCTGCGCTGAAATAAACTCCCGTGCCGCAGCAAGATCGGTGGCCTGTATCGCCACATACGACTCGCCAACGAAACTCTCCGGCCGGGTGGGGTCGCCCACTCCATCTGCCAGCAGCGATATCACGGTGCCCCGGGCAGAAGTCAACCGGGCCTCCATATGGCGTTCGCTGCCATCCCGGGAAAGACGTAAATCCAGCCCCAGCCGACGCGATCCGCCAGCGGGCGTCCTGAGGTGCAGTACATTATTGCGCAGGGTCATGTTTTCCACGTTGAGCAGGAATTCGCGCAGGAAATCCGTGCTAGCACCCTCTCCCTCTCCCAGCCCACGCAGGGAAAAACGGCCATCACTGTCTAACTCACCGTGAAGGTTTAAATCGACAAAGACCACATGGGTCAGTTGCACAGAGCCGCTGAGCACGCTGTTTAGCACATCAACTGTGACACGCCCCTCGGACAACTCGAGGGTGTTTTCGCCGCTGCTCACAAAACTCAGACGAAGATCCGAAAGTATGATCTCTGGCGCAAACCCGCGCCACTGACCACTGACCCGGCCCGCCTCAACAATAAAGGGGACATTGCTATTCACTACCTGCAGGATGTCTACCTGCCAACGCTCCAAGTTAGCCATGAGCAAGCGTCCTGCACTCACGTAAATCGCAAGCGCCACAAGCAGGAGCACAATAACACGCCAAAGTACGCTGCCAAGCTTATGGAAAAAGGCACTCTCCACAAAAAGGTCTCACCGATAAAAAGTAACACTGCCAACACGGCAGCAATAAATTACAGTCTAGAGCAGAATGATCTCGAAATTCTCCTGGCTGTAATCCGGCTCTGTCCGAACGCTGATCGTCATGCCGACCAATTCCTCGAGCTCTGCGAGATAGGCGAACTCCTCATCCAGCAGGCGCTCTGCCACCGACTGCGCGGCCAGCACCATTAAGGCACCACTTTCGTCAGCGCGTGCATCGCGTATGATCTCGCGAACGATTTCGTGACAGACCGTCTCCGCTGTTTTGCGTACACCTCGACCATGGCATGCAGGGCACGTTTCGCACAGCGTATG from the Candidatus Marimicrobium litorale genome contains:
- the rapZ gene encoding RNase adapter RapZ; protein product: MRLIIISGRSGSGKSTALNQLEDEGFYCIDNLPASLLPALVKKTSGEEFELFSGTAVCIDARNAWKDLRDFGAILASLPSSVQTQVLFLNAQEVTLLQRFGETRRRHPLSTQSIPLAEAIDKERKLLEPISTTASLVLDTSQMTIYELRDAIKQRLLGTTSGSMSLLVQSFGFKRGIPADADLVFDVRMLPNPHWVKELRLKTGLDAEVQEFMDTQPMTGEFYSDLRHYLDQWLPHYAQGNRSYMNISLGCTGGQHRSVYLANRLYTHYRQQYPDIHVRHRELQ
- a CDS encoding HPr family phosphocarrier protein, translated to MIQTQVTIINKLGLHARAAAKLVACTSSFSSHIKIGKDGEMIDGKSIMSVMMLAAGKGTVLDIEIEGDDEEVARGALQALIDNFFDESE
- the mgtE gene encoding magnesium transporter — protein: MAQNQTTSRQKLDKLSDALNSGTLVDARRMLNGLAPGDVAHLLESSSPKFRHILWQMVDIEREGEILGELGDDLQAQFLEDMDAAEVKMLTVGLEDDDIADILQQLPGHVTREVLSAMDQQDRSRLERVMHYPDDVAGGLMNTDTITIRARLTLDVVLRYLRRHDTIPEMTDNLIVVNRSDQFIGLLSLRTLLVSDPATSVREMMSTDVEPIPVDMPDTEVARLFERNDWVSAPVVDGNGKLMGRITIDDVVDVIREDADRSLMSMAGLDEDADTFAPLARAAPRRTVWLGINLLTAFIASSFINLFQDTIEKVVALAVLMPIVASMGGVAGTQTLTLMVRGIAMGQVQRNNEFWLINRELSIGLLNGLLWASVVAVAASLWFNDWQLGVIIAAAMIINLVTAALTGALIPLLMSRAHIDPAIAGGVVLTTVTDVVGFVSFLGLATLFYA
- the yjgA gene encoding ribosome biogenesis factor YjgA — translated: MPDLEPNDAPSKSALKREMHRLQALGESLTMLSEPALDKLSIDDDALLSAIRECRQIRSNSARKRHLQYIGKLMRTIDPEPIETALRAMHGKHEEQVNRFHMLEQLRDNILEQGITGVELALSHFPEADRQHLRQIVLQHQREITRQKPPAASRKLFRYLKALAEEQD
- a CDS encoding YhdP family protein, whose protein sequence is MESAFFHKLGSVLWRVIVLLLVALAIYVSAGRLLMANLERWQVDILQVVNSNVPFIVEAGRVSGQWRGFAPEIILSDLRLSFVSSGENTLELSEGRVTVDVLNSVLSGSVQLTHVVFVDLNLHGELDSDGRFSLRGLGEGEGASTDFLREFLLNVENMTLRNNVLHLRTPAGGSRRLGLDLRLSRDGSERHMEARLTSARGTVISLLADGVGDPTRPESFVGESYVAIQATDLAAAREFISAQPLPAWAEGALELQLWLGWDAGLPSMELQLEGRDWLISSANDSWELPVERLALQASLARSDARWSVTVSDLALEQDEVSLALPALQLGIEGKTAQLLTRDVVLEDVAALMSVSAALPAQLRDIAAALNPRGRLPALEITLSDIEKPRDTWRARANFDDLEVDSYRGAPGSDAISGYVTLSPGEGLVTIDSQNPTLDFPSVFMQPLTFDALHGSLAIDWDTQRVRIDSGVLTTQGEEGTARVLLGLEIPTSPLKAGIEMDLLVGLQDAHPTQRVKYTPYVLNAGLLQWLRDSIGDGVIEQGAFLWRGSLNKDAPQLRTVQLAFNVADMDLTYHSLWPPVTVQEGVILIDNTDVSVWADRAVLYDSVVEDLSVETWLGEQNAILLALQGEVSGPAKDGLQVLNNSPLSGVVGSAFVNWQTEGQLHTRLDILLNLSDGSVPPVVEVVTQWRDVDIMIIPGNLAVDGVSGQFEYSTARGFASRDLQGFLWGQRIAAQFRQEHPDVTDRYDAALSVLNIDLATVANMADVRDWLQLDLLAFADGHTPAIASLRVTPGERSLLTLQSELQGVQLDLPPPWKKLPEQSRPLKLSLLLGAGTMPLSLSLGDDLALLLSIVEGRIDGGALGLETTLPDIEAGVLRVVGHTPLVDVDAWLEFVDTYITAPSQLSAERIELAAPAQTAGSQIPLQRTPTLPHAESSGGLPFEFVIDNVQADRAVFGGTSLQDVTVKLVLEDTLWHFAMDNSWLRAELTLPRSPAPYILDIDYLDLAGLPQVAPSGAGEAIGLQLPPMDITLGNLYHGDVRLGDLALDLHSEAGLMRAEGITGTVAGTRLPPEAPGQLLWQAGGGGYTSLSGHFGFDDLGDTLEQLGYQRIVETDEGAIELDLRWPGAPWEFSVATGEGSVLLDIQSGSFLDVPSGAQGALRVVSILNLADIVSRLSLSHMFESGIPFDSVEGEIYLHRGTVEVPLVEVTGGSSFQLSGLSEIETRSLSGELVATLPVASNLPWIAALAASIPVAAGVYVVSKLFDQQMSRLSSAVYSIGGTWDDPQVNFDRIFDNTAVGGPENNAQLRTGLEPATRVLPAAILEPPADSIRVNPAPQPMP